In Rhineura floridana isolate rRhiFlo1 chromosome 1, rRhiFlo1.hap2, whole genome shotgun sequence, the following proteins share a genomic window:
- the LOC133371939 gene encoding E3 ubiquitin-protein ligase RNF4-like: MSPTDTKRCGAKRRKNKRNGGLGLASLAGALEIKPSEPASSTTASSSSSPSTSAVASLQMAAIAPISSTGNDLAATATATPLISSERMDKTEMPKKHCGGTINSRQTRKQTRTAASAAEAASQVEPIDLEESAYEEVVDLTCESSEPIVVDLTHNDSVVIVEENVCRRRNRELRSQQQPDSCVLSSDDDEARDNDVVLTGTLPRELELLEDGISSSRRSGTVSCPICMDGYSEIVQSGRLIVSTKCGHVFCSQCLRDSLRNANSCPTCRKKLGYKQYHPIYI, translated from the coding sequence ATGAGCCCAACTGATACCAAGCGTTGTGGGGCCAAGCGCAGGAAGAACAAGAGGAATGGTGGCCTTGGCTTAGCAAGTCTAGCAGGTGCCCTCGAGATCAAGCCTTCAGAGCCTGCTTCTTCAACCACTGCTTCCTCCTCTTCATCCCCATCCACTTCTGCTGTGGCCTCCTTGCAAATGGCTGCCATTGCACCCATTTCTAGCACTGGAAACGATCTGGCAGCAACTGCCACAGCCACACCCTTGATTTCCAGTGAAAGAATGGACAAGACAGAGATGCCCAAAAAGCATTGTGGAGGAACAATTAATTCTAGACAAACTCGCAAGCAAACTAGAACTGCTGCTTCAGCAGCTGAAGCAGCTTCACAGGTAGAGCCAATCGACCTTGAAGAAAGTGCTTATGAAGAAGTAGTAGACCTTACTTGTGAGTCTTCAGAACCAATAGTTGTTGATTTGACACACAATGATTCTGTTGTGATTGTTGAAGAAAATGTTTGTCGGCGAAGAAATAGAGAATTACGAAGCCAACAACAGCCTGACAGCTGTGTATTaagtagtgatgatgatgaagcaaGAGATAACGATGTTGTGTTGACTGGTACGTTGCCCAGAGAATTGGAATTACTGGAAGATGGAATTTCAAGTTCACGACGTTCAGGTACTGTGAGTTGTCCAATTTGCATGGATGGCTACTCTGAGATTGTACAGAGTGGAAGGCTCATTGTATCAACAAAGTGTGGTCATGTCTTCTGTAGTCAGTGCCTCCGTGATTCTCTAAGAAATGCTAATTCTTGCCCAACTTGTAGGAAGAAACTTGGTTACAAACAGTATCATCCAATTTATATATGA